The Streptomyces sp. HSG2 genome has a segment encoding these proteins:
- a CDS encoding MFS transporter, whose protein sequence is MFAPRTASWPLVALFTAGYLAPYLLPTTVGRLDTDLALTPTQAGAVGSALLLSAAGAGFLLATRVERTGPRRLARIGLSLAVLGYGTAALTTAVPAVVVGAVVGGFGSGTATTVAATRIAAERDAHRTSTLGLLTVSALAGLVYLVVPRLGPGHGTPMAAIALTASVVWPLTGRLPAGTGHGRPPGEHAPRRSPLVRRRAGVVLAAAMACWALAQNSLWGVSGRIGLDQAGLGEAALGAVLAVALGAGLLGVLAAGVLGSRLGRAIPIGGGTVVIAGCVALTASSTGPVTFAAGEIAWNALYPVVLSYLIGLAASLDPRGRWAVLVGSAASLGAAAGPLAGGVLSARAGFPLMGLVLSLLLLLAALPMTAVALSAGGRPLLAGAIRRRGGHPAAVVAGATGTPSGAVPEVGAPEQPVVVIPVDPAKAPVRGDYGTAGPRQAATNPGSSAS, encoded by the coding sequence GTGTTCGCCCCCCGCACCGCCTCCTGGCCTCTCGTCGCCCTCTTCACCGCCGGCTACCTCGCTCCCTACCTGCTGCCCACGACGGTCGGCAGGCTGGACACCGACCTGGCACTGACCCCCACTCAGGCGGGGGCCGTCGGCAGCGCCCTGCTGCTGAGTGCGGCCGGCGCGGGCTTCCTCCTGGCCACCCGGGTCGAGCGCACCGGACCCCGACGGCTGGCCAGGATCGGCCTCTCCCTGGCGGTTCTCGGCTACGGAACCGCCGCACTGACCACGGCCGTGCCGGCCGTCGTGGTCGGGGCGGTGGTCGGCGGCTTCGGCTCCGGCACCGCGACGACGGTCGCCGCCACCCGCATCGCCGCGGAGCGGGATGCCCACCGGACGTCCACCCTCGGCCTGCTCACCGTTTCCGCCCTGGCCGGCCTGGTCTACCTCGTCGTGCCCCGCCTCGGGCCCGGCCACGGCACCCCGATGGCCGCGATCGCCCTGACGGCGTCGGTGGTCTGGCCGCTGACCGGCCGCCTTCCGGCCGGGACGGGGCACGGCAGGCCGCCGGGCGAGCACGCACCCCGCCGCTCACCACTCGTCCGCCGGCGCGCCGGAGTGGTGCTGGCGGCGGCGATGGCCTGCTGGGCTCTGGCACAGAACTCCCTCTGGGGCGTCAGCGGCCGGATCGGGCTGGACCAGGCGGGCCTCGGGGAGGCGGCGCTGGGCGCGGTGCTGGCGGTGGCCCTCGGGGCCGGTCTCCTCGGGGTGCTCGCGGCGGGTGTGCTCGGCTCCCGGCTGGGGCGTGCGATCCCGATCGGCGGTGGCACGGTCGTGATCGCCGGGTGTGTCGCGCTGACCGCCTCCTCCACCGGCCCGGTGACGTTCGCCGCCGGCGAGATCGCGTGGAACGCCCTGTACCCGGTGGTGCTGTCGTACCTGATCGGCCTGGCCGCCTCGCTCGACCCGCGCGGACGGTGGGCGGTGCTCGTGGGGTCGGCGGCCTCCCTGGGAGCCGCCGCCGGACCGCTGGCCGGGGGCGTGTTGTCCGCCCGGGCCGGCTTCCCGCTGATGGGCCTCGTCCTGAGCCTCCTTCTCCTCCTGGCGGCGCTGCCGATGACCGCGGTGGCGCTGTCCGCCGGCGGACGCCCGCTGTTGGCCGGAGCGATCCGACGACGCGGGGGACACCCGGCCGCCGTCGTCGCCGGGGCCACCGGCACCCCGAGCGGCGCCGTACCCGAGGTCGGCGCGCCGGAACAACCGGTGGTCGTCATCCCGGTCGACCCGGCCAAGGCCCCGGTCCGGGGCGACTACGGGACCGCGGGGCCCCGCCAAGCGGCCACCAACCCCGGCTCGTCGGCCTCCTGA
- a CDS encoding transposase, whose translation MRPQGLPEVPELTAAVAAVVFPDGSLAMRVREELAGVFADEPFAEAFGARGPAGLSPGMLALVTVLQFAENLTDRQAAEAVRERLSWKYALGLELTDTGFDFTVLARFRARLVEHGMERLVFDRLLEHCRGKGLVGAGGKQRTDSTHVISAVRDLNRLELAGESVRAVLEALAGAAPSWLAGRFGAERVAEWELRYAARVDSWRLPSSKTRRDRLAEVYGQDALVLLRAVREPDAPLGCAKWSRWSCCGGSSCRPTTSPATPGDGRWSGSGRPTVTASRPDNCGSPRPTTRMPAGRRRETSCSGAATRSTSPRPATTTTALTVRAALTAPLPPRPAPRT comes from the coding sequence ATGCGGCCGCAGGGGTTACCAGAGGTTCCGGAGTTGACGGCGGCGGTGGCCGCGGTGGTGTTCCCGGACGGCTCGCTGGCGATGCGGGTTCGGGAGGAGTTGGCGGGGGTGTTCGCGGACGAGCCGTTCGCGGAGGCGTTCGGTGCGCGCGGGCCGGCGGGATTGTCGCCGGGGATGCTGGCGCTGGTCACGGTGTTGCAGTTCGCGGAGAACCTGACCGACCGGCAGGCCGCGGAGGCGGTGCGTGAGCGCCTGTCGTGGAAGTACGCGCTGGGACTGGAGTTGACCGACACCGGTTTCGACTTCACGGTGCTGGCGAGGTTCCGGGCTCGGCTGGTCGAGCACGGCATGGAGCGCTTGGTCTTCGACCGGCTGCTGGAGCACTGCCGCGGCAAGGGCCTGGTCGGCGCGGGCGGGAAACAGCGCACGGACTCCACGCACGTGATCAGTGCGGTGCGGGACCTGAACCGTCTGGAGCTGGCCGGGGAGAGCGTGCGCGCGGTGCTGGAGGCGCTGGCCGGTGCGGCGCCGTCCTGGCTGGCGGGCCGGTTCGGGGCTGAGCGGGTCGCCGAGTGGGAGCTGCGGTATGCGGCCCGCGTGGATTCCTGGCGGCTGCCGTCGTCGAAGACCAGGCGGGACCGGCTCGCCGAGGTCTACGGGCAGGACGCGCTCGTGCTGCTGCGCGCCGTGCGCGAGCCGGATGCCCCGCTTGGCTGCGCGAAGTGGAGCCGGTGGAGTTGCTGCGGCGGATCTTCGTGCAGACCTACCACGTCACCTGCAACGCCCGGGGACGGGAGGTGGTCAGGAAGCGGGAGGCCGACAGTGACGGCGTCCCGCCCGGACAACTGCGGCTCGCCTCGCCCTACGACGCGGATGCCCGCTGGTCGGCGAAGGGAGACGAGCTGTTCTGGTGCGGCTACAAGGTCCACCTCACCGAGACCTGCGACAACGACAACGGCACTGACGGTGCGGGCGGCACTGACGGCACCGCTCCCGCCGCGGCCGGCGCCCCGCACCTGA
- a CDS encoding IS5 family transposase has protein sequence MSMRKPYPSDLTDEQWELVEPVITAWKARHPSVSGHQGKYAMREIVNAILYQNRTGCQWEFLPHDMPPPGAVKYYFYLWRDEGTDQDIHDLLRWHLREKRKRLADPSLVILDTQSIHAAVGVPATTTGKDAAKRVPGRKRCLAVDVLGLVVDCVVLPASAHENTAGIALLDGVAGQCDTVAKALVDQGFKKKVVDHGKNVGIDVEIVERNPAGKGFVVQAKRWIVEQTNGILMFYRRLVRDYEHRPASSRSRVFWAMTSVMSRRLTGATLASWRTT, from the coding sequence ATGAGCATGCGCAAGCCGTACCCGAGTGATCTCACCGATGAGCAGTGGGAGCTCGTCGAACCCGTGATCACGGCGTGGAAGGCCCGGCATCCGTCGGTCAGCGGGCATCAGGGGAAGTACGCGATGCGGGAGATCGTGAACGCCATCCTCTACCAGAATCGCACGGGGTGTCAGTGGGAGTTCCTGCCCCACGACATGCCCCCGCCCGGAGCGGTGAAGTACTACTTCTACCTCTGGCGCGACGAGGGCACCGACCAGGACATTCACGACCTGCTGCGCTGGCATCTGCGAGAGAAGCGGAAACGATTAGCCGACCCGAGCCTGGTGATCCTGGACACGCAGAGCATCCACGCCGCAGTCGGCGTCCCGGCCACGACGACCGGCAAGGACGCCGCGAAAAGGGTGCCGGGGAGGAAGAGATGCCTGGCCGTGGACGTACTGGGCCTGGTCGTGGACTGCGTCGTCCTGCCCGCCTCCGCGCACGAGAACACCGCCGGCATCGCCCTGCTGGACGGTGTCGCCGGGCAGTGCGACACCGTGGCCAAAGCCCTGGTCGACCAGGGCTTCAAGAAGAAGGTCGTCGATCACGGCAAGAACGTGGGCATCGACGTCGAGATCGTCGAGCGCAACCCGGCCGGCAAGGGCTTCGTCGTGCAGGCCAAGCGGTGGATCGTGGAGCAGACGAACGGGATCCTGATGTTCTACCGCCGTCTCGTACGCGACTACGAACACCGGCCCGCCTCCTCCCGATCCCGCGTCTTCTGGGCGATGACCTCCGTGATGAGCCGCCGACTCACCGGAGCCACCCTCGCTTCCTGGAGGACCACGTGA
- a CDS encoding transposase: MRPQGLPEVPELTAAVAAVVFPDGSLAMRVREELAGVFADEPFAEAFGARGPAGLSPGMLALVTVLQFAENLTDRQAAEAVRERLSWKYALGLELTDTGFDFTVLARFRARLVEHGMERLVFDRLLEHCRGKGLVGAGGKQRTDSTHVISAVRDLNRLELAGESVRAVLEALAGAAPSWLAGRFGAERVAEWELRYAARVDSWRLPSSKTRRDRLAEVYGQDALVLLRAVREPDAPAWLREVEPVELLRRIFVQTYHVTCNARDGRWSGSGRPTVTASRPDNCGSPRPTTRMPAGRRRETSCSGAATRSTSPRPATTTTALTVRAALTAPLPPRPAPRT, encoded by the coding sequence ATGCGGCCGCAGGGGTTACCAGAGGTTCCGGAGTTGACGGCGGCGGTGGCCGCGGTGGTGTTCCCGGACGGCTCGCTGGCGATGCGGGTTCGGGAGGAGTTGGCGGGGGTGTTCGCGGACGAGCCGTTCGCGGAGGCGTTCGGTGCGCGCGGGCCGGCGGGATTGTCGCCGGGGATGCTGGCGCTGGTCACGGTGTTGCAGTTCGCGGAGAACCTGACCGACCGGCAGGCCGCGGAGGCGGTGCGTGAGCGCCTGTCGTGGAAGTACGCGCTGGGACTGGAGTTGACCGACACCGGTTTCGACTTCACGGTGCTGGCGAGGTTCCGGGCTCGGCTGGTCGAGCACGGCATGGAGCGCTTGGTCTTCGACCGGCTGCTGGAGCACTGCCGCGGCAAGGGCCTGGTCGGCGCGGGCGGGAAACAGCGCACGGACTCCACGCACGTGATCAGTGCGGTGCGGGACCTGAACCGTCTGGAGCTGGCCGGGGAGAGCGTGCGCGCGGTGCTGGAGGCGCTGGCCGGTGCGGCGCCGTCCTGGCTGGCGGGCCGGTTCGGGGCTGAGCGGGTCGCCGAGTGGGAGCTGCGGTATGCGGCCCGCGTGGATTCCTGGCGGCTGCCGTCGTCGAAGACCAGGCGGGACCGGCTCGCCGAGGTCTACGGGCAGGACGCGCTCGTGCTGCTGCGCGCCGTGCGCGAGCCGGATGCCCCCGCTTGGCTGCGCGAAGTGGAGCCGGTGGAGTTGCTGCGGCGGATCTTCGTGCAGACCTACCACGTCACCTGCAACGCCCGGGACGGGAGGTGGTCAGGAAGCGGGAGGCCGACAGTGACGGCGTCCCGCCCGGACAACTGCGGCTCGCCTCGCCCTACGACGCGGATGCCCGCTGGTCGGCGAAGGGAGACGAGCTGTTCTGGTGCGGCTACAAGGTCCACCTCACCGAGACCTGCGACAACGACAACGGCACTGACGGTGCGGGCGGCACTGACGGCACCGCTCCCGCCGCGGCCGGCGCCCCGCACCTGA
- a CDS encoding PfkB family carbohydrate kinase, translating to MARLRAPGDPHHDVHLTGAVFLDIVFTGLDSAPLRGSESWAKGMGSSPGGVANLAVALARLGLRTSLAGAFGDDHYGDHCRDSLARGEGIDLSLSRTVPGWHSPVTVSMAYEGERTMVSHGHEPPERPAPAGPPPARAAVASLAPGHPAPWIARAAARGTRLFADVGWDETGAWDLASLEDLDRCEAFLPNAEEAMRYTRTDSPRAAAHALTDHVPVAVVTLGAQGAYAVDRRTGETAEVPAIDVEALDPTGAGDVFVAGFVTGTLAGWPLADRLAFAGLTAALSVQEFGGSLSAPGWCEIAAWWRTVREVRHQDPSPLRRYAFLADLVPREPIRPWPLRRAVPTIGFRPPR from the coding sequence CTGGCCCGCCTGCGCGCCCCGGGGGACCCGCACCACGATGTCCACCTCACCGGAGCGGTCTTCCTCGACATCGTCTTCACCGGCCTCGACTCCGCGCCGCTCCGGGGGAGCGAGTCCTGGGCCAAGGGGATGGGGTCGAGCCCGGGCGGCGTGGCGAACCTGGCGGTCGCACTGGCCAGACTGGGGCTGCGCACCTCGCTTGCCGGCGCCTTCGGCGACGACCACTACGGGGACCACTGCCGGGATTCCCTCGCCCGGGGAGAGGGAATCGACCTGAGCCTGTCCCGCACCGTGCCCGGCTGGCATTCGCCGGTGACGGTGTCCATGGCGTACGAGGGCGAGCGCACCATGGTCTCCCACGGCCACGAGCCGCCCGAGCGGCCGGCCCCCGCCGGCCCGCCGCCGGCCCGGGCCGCCGTCGCCTCCCTCGCGCCGGGGCACCCCGCCCCGTGGATCGCCCGGGCCGCCGCGCGGGGGACCCGCCTCTTCGCCGACGTCGGCTGGGACGAGACCGGAGCCTGGGACCTCGCCTCCCTGGAGGACCTCGACCGCTGCGAGGCATTTCTCCCCAACGCCGAGGAGGCCATGCGCTACACCCGGACCGACTCCCCGCGCGCCGCGGCGCACGCCCTTACCGACCACGTGCCCGTCGCCGTCGTGACCCTGGGCGCCCAGGGCGCCTACGCCGTGGATCGGCGCACCGGGGAGACCGCCGAGGTGCCCGCGATCGATGTCGAGGCGCTGGATCCGACGGGCGCGGGAGACGTCTTCGTGGCCGGTTTCGTGACCGGCACGCTCGCCGGCTGGCCGTTGGCCGACCGGCTCGCCTTCGCGGGGCTGACCGCCGCGCTGTCCGTCCAGGAGTTCGGCGGCTCGCTGTCGGCACCGGGGTGGTGCGAGATCGCCGCCTGGTGGCGGACGGTGCGCGAAGTGCGGCACCAGGACCCGTCCCCGCTGCGCAGGTACGCCTTTCTCGCCGACCTCGTGCCCCGGGAGCCGATCCGGCCGTGGCCGCTGCGCCGGGCCGTGCCGACCATCGGCTTCCGACCGCCGCGCTGA
- a CDS encoding IS4 family transposase, with amino-acid sequence MTRIVPFELVDAVLVECGTVQQRLRKLPARVIVYLLLAAALFEDCGYREVWRKLTGALVGLPLVKVTATALWHARCRLGVRPVRALFDVLRGPVSAIRTTGARWKGLLVVAIDGTHLDVADDEAVRAKLGKGSNQYTAASGYPQVMLVALVACGTRAVIDAVFGPRKPGESVLGRRLARSLTNDMIVLLDRGFSSNPFLTTVAGAGADFLARLSSGRKPPVLAVFADGSFLSRIGDIEVRVIICEITIATSAGRRTGAYRLATTLLDHRTHPAFDLVRLYHERWEVESAYFEIKKSMLGRRVLRSRTWPGIAQEIYALLTAYQVIRIAIADAAQASGADPDRCSFSIALNTARDQIVQAQGVIADTVIDLVGAIGHAVLGTLMPARRIRLGPRDSVAHFAAGSSSGRG; translated from the coding sequence TTGACCCGGATCGTTCCGTTCGAGCTGGTCGATGCCGTGCTTGTCGAGTGCGGAACGGTCCAGCAACGGCTGCGGAAACTGCCCGCGCGGGTCATCGTCTACCTGCTGCTGGCCGCAGCCCTGTTCGAGGACTGCGGCTATCGCGAGGTATGGCGCAAGCTCACCGGCGCCCTGGTGGGGCTGCCCCTGGTGAAAGTGACCGCGACCGCGCTGTGGCACGCCCGCTGCCGGCTCGGCGTGCGCCCGGTGCGAGCCCTGTTCGACGTCCTGCGCGGACCCGTCTCCGCGATCCGTACGACCGGAGCACGCTGGAAGGGCCTGCTCGTCGTCGCGATCGACGGTACCCACCTGGACGTCGCCGACGACGAAGCGGTCCGCGCCAAGCTGGGCAAGGGGTCCAACCAGTACACCGCCGCCTCGGGATACCCGCAGGTCATGCTGGTGGCCCTGGTCGCCTGCGGCACCCGCGCGGTCATCGACGCGGTCTTCGGGCCCCGCAAGCCCGGCGAGTCCGTCCTGGGCCGCCGCCTGGCACGCTCCCTGACCAACGACATGATCGTCCTGCTGGACCGGGGATTCTCCTCCAATCCGTTCCTGACGACCGTCGCCGGCGCCGGAGCGGACTTCCTCGCCCGTCTCTCCTCGGGACGCAAGCCGCCCGTCCTGGCCGTCTTTGCGGACGGCTCGTTCCTGTCCAGGATCGGTGACATCGAGGTCCGCGTCATCATCTGCGAGATCACCATCGCCACCAGCGCGGGCCGCCGCACCGGCGCCTACCGGCTGGCCACCACGCTCCTTGACCATCGCACCCACCCGGCATTCGACCTGGTCAGGCTCTATCACGAGCGCTGGGAAGTGGAATCGGCCTACTTCGAGATCAAGAAATCGATGCTCGGCCGACGCGTCCTGCGCTCTCGGACCTGGCCCGGCATCGCCCAGGAGATCTACGCTCTCCTGACCGCCTACCAGGTGATCCGGATCGCCATAGCCGACGCTGCCCAGGCATCCGGCGCCGATCCCGACCGATGCAGCTTCTCCATCGCCCTGAACACCGCCCGTGACCAGATCGTCCAGGCTCAAGGCGTGATCGCCGACACCGTCATCGACCTCGTCGGCGCGATCGGGCACGCGGTCCTGGGCACTCTCATGCCCGCCCGGCGAATCCGCCTCGGCCCCCGCGACTCTGTTGCGCATTTTGCTGCGGGGTCCTCGTCGGGTCGGGGATGA
- a CDS encoding adenosine deaminase has protein sequence MPLPKAELHVHIEGTLEPEPAFEFAARNGVPLPYPDAAALRAAYRFGDLGSFLDLYYALMSVLRTERDFTELADAYLARAAAQGVRHAEIFFDPQAHLSRGVAMGTVVEGLWRALGRAERDHGVSTRLIMCFLRDESVESAMRTLDEARPYLDRITGVGLDSAEVGHPPGPFREVFLAAADLGLRRVAHAGEEGPPEYVTEALDALGVERVDHGLRCLEDPALVERLVRDRVPLTLCPLSNVRLRTVDTLADHPLPAMMDAGLMCTVNSDDPAYFGGYVQDAFDAVRDALALSPERLRELARNSFEAAFLDDDEERRSRYVAEVEGYVFP, from the coding sequence ATGCCTCTGCCCAAAGCCGAACTGCACGTCCACATCGAAGGCACCCTGGAGCCCGAGCCGGCCTTCGAGTTCGCCGCGCGCAACGGTGTGCCGCTTCCCTACCCCGACGCCGCCGCCCTGCGCGCCGCCTACCGGTTCGGCGACCTCGGCTCCTTCCTGGATCTGTACTACGCGCTGATGTCCGTCCTGCGCACCGAGCGGGACTTCACCGAACTGGCCGACGCCTACCTGGCCCGCGCCGCGGCGCAGGGGGTGCGGCACGCGGAGATCTTCTTCGATCCCCAGGCGCACCTGTCGCGCGGCGTCGCGATGGGCACGGTGGTGGAAGGGCTCTGGCGGGCGTTGGGCAGAGCCGAGCGCGACCACGGCGTCTCCACCCGTCTCATCATGTGCTTCCTCCGCGACGAGAGTGTGGAGTCCGCCATGAGGACGCTCGACGAGGCGCGACCGTACCTGGACCGGATCACCGGTGTCGGACTGGACTCCGCCGAGGTGGGCCATCCGCCGGGGCCGTTCCGCGAGGTGTTCCTGGCCGCCGCCGACCTCGGCCTGCGGCGGGTCGCGCACGCGGGGGAGGAGGGCCCTCCGGAGTACGTCACCGAGGCCCTCGACGCGCTCGGCGTCGAACGCGTCGACCACGGGTTGCGCTGCCTGGAGGACCCGGCGCTGGTGGAGCGGCTGGTACGAGACCGGGTTCCGCTGACCCTGTGCCCCCTCTCCAACGTGCGCCTGCGGACCGTGGACACCCTCGCGGATCATCCGTTGCCCGCGATGATGGACGCCGGGCTGATGTGCACGGTCAACTCGGACGACCCCGCGTATTTCGGCGGCTATGTCCAGGACGCCTTCGACGCGGTCCGCGACGCCCTGGCGTTGTCCCCCGAGCGGCTGCGGGAACTCGCCCGGAACTCCTTCGAGGCCGCGTTCCTCGACGACGACGAGGAACGCAGGTCCCGCTATGTGGCCGAGGTGGAGGGATACGTCTTCCCCTGA